The Methylomonas koyamae genome has a segment encoding these proteins:
- a CDS encoding Ig-like domain-containing protein encodes MNLFANLLCCRLPYSILWLVLLILPLRVMAEETFCAKVSIEIKQELTLERQAFDAHMRINNGVEGFPVENVRADVKFADEDGNPVLASFDPDNTQAKFFIKQDSLSGIDNVTGSGVVAPASSADIHWLIVPAPGAAGQLAGGKLYFVGATLQYTLNGEAKTTEITPDFIYVKPMPQLTLDYFLPKDVFGDDAFTPSIEPPEPFTLGVRVSNKGQSVAPALKINSAQPRIVENELGLLINFRINSGFVNDAAVAPSLLLDFGDIAANSVKMGRWQMETTLSGKFIEFTADYSHADELGGELTSLMTAVNTHQLLRDVLVDLPGRDAVKDFLASDGSTLRVYESNGVDSQVTDQSAFASTVIGGQQGGPASYQLNLPVTAGFFYVRIPDPHAGKKDVTRLLRADGKTLNKANVWLSKTRAANNGWNYFINVFDQNGGGQYSLTMDDFPVVPHAPVLQFIADRTVSEGKSVGFIVEASDADGTVPVLTAAQLPLGAVFADRGDGVGFFSWTPKHDQAGVYYISFTASDGALKAQRTAKITVVDAPVATANYEVSFEAGFNIFTYPVQVAAQHQTCLGLLNSLGDATVVANISRFNTASQKVEQCSYASGGDFAIKAGDALAIQMLKQKTLQFDGEKTCPVWFVNPGPNYVGHPLAPAGFSCYDVANLTKSKVSLTQSFNKSNGRFESCGWDNQANQPIGVDFLIGATDGLIVNALKQELVVLPGCE; translated from the coding sequence ATGAACCTATTTGCCAATCTTCTCTGTTGCCGTCTGCCGTATTCGATACTTTGGCTGGTTTTGCTGATATTGCCGCTACGGGTGATGGCCGAAGAGACCTTTTGCGCCAAGGTGAGCATCGAAATCAAACAGGAATTAACCTTGGAGCGGCAAGCGTTCGACGCCCACATGCGGATCAATAACGGCGTTGAAGGCTTTCCGGTGGAAAACGTACGGGCGGATGTGAAATTTGCCGATGAAGACGGCAATCCGGTGCTCGCCAGTTTCGACCCGGATAACACCCAAGCCAAGTTTTTTATCAAGCAAGACAGTTTGAGCGGAATCGATAATGTCACCGGTAGCGGCGTGGTGGCGCCGGCGTCGTCCGCCGACATTCATTGGTTGATCGTTCCTGCGCCCGGCGCGGCCGGACAGTTGGCCGGGGGCAAGTTATATTTTGTCGGTGCCACTTTGCAATACACGTTAAACGGCGAGGCTAAAACCACGGAAATCACGCCGGACTTTATCTACGTCAAGCCGATGCCGCAGTTGACGCTGGATTACTTTTTGCCGAAGGACGTGTTTGGCGACGATGCCTTCACCCCCAGTATCGAGCCGCCGGAGCCGTTTACCTTGGGTGTCCGAGTGAGCAACAAAGGCCAGAGTGTAGCGCCGGCCTTAAAGATCAATTCCGCGCAGCCGCGCATCGTCGAGAACGAGTTAGGTTTGCTGATAAATTTTCGCATTAACAGCGGCTTTGTTAACGACGCGGCGGTTGCGCCCAGTTTATTGCTGGATTTCGGCGACATTGCCGCGAATTCGGTCAAGATGGGCCGCTGGCAAATGGAGACGACGTTGTCCGGCAAGTTCATCGAGTTTACGGCTGACTATTCTCATGCCGATGAGTTGGGCGGCGAGTTGACCTCGTTGATGACGGCAGTCAATACCCATCAGCTGTTGCGCGACGTGTTGGTCGATTTGCCGGGGCGCGATGCTGTCAAGGATTTTCTGGCGAGCGACGGTAGCACTTTGCGAGTCTACGAATCCAATGGCGTCGATTCTCAAGTCACAGACCAATCGGCATTTGCCAGTACGGTAATCGGCGGACAGCAGGGTGGTCCGGCCAGTTACCAACTAAATTTGCCGGTAACAGCCGGGTTCTTTTATGTCCGCATCCCGGACCCACACGCCGGCAAAAAAGATGTGACCCGTCTGCTGCGAGCGGATGGCAAGACTTTGAATAAGGCTAACGTGTGGCTTTCCAAAACCCGCGCCGCCAATAACGGCTGGAATTACTTTATCAATGTGTTCGATCAGAATGGCGGCGGACAATACAGTCTGACGATGGACGATTTCCCGGTAGTGCCGCACGCGCCGGTATTGCAATTCATAGCCGACCGGACGGTGAGCGAGGGTAAATCCGTGGGCTTTATCGTCGAAGCGAGCGATGCCGACGGTACCGTACCGGTTTTGACGGCGGCGCAGTTGCCATTGGGTGCGGTATTTGCGGATCGCGGTGATGGAGTCGGATTTTTTAGTTGGACGCCCAAACATGATCAGGCGGGCGTGTATTACATCAGCTTTACCGCATCGGACGGCGCACTGAAAGCGCAACGTACGGCGAAGATTACCGTTGTTGACGCGCCGGTCGCCACGGCTAATTACGAAGTATCCTTTGAAGCCGGATTCAATATCTTTACTTATCCGGTGCAAGTGGCCGCGCAGCATCAAACCTGTCTGGGCTTGTTGAACAGCCTGGGCGATGCAACGGTGGTGGCGAATATCAGCCGCTTCAATACCGCCAGCCAGAAGGTCGAACAGTGCAGTTACGCGAGTGGCGGCGATTTTGCCATTAAGGCCGGCGACGCATTGGCTATTCAGATGTTGAAACAGAAAACCTTGCAGTTCGACGGCGAAAAAACCTGCCCGGTGTGGTTCGTTAATCCCGGACCGAACTATGTCGGCCATCCTCTGGCACCGGCCGGTTTTAGCTGCTACGACGTGGCGAATTTAACCAAGTCCAAAGTCAGTTTGACGCAGTCGTTCAATAAATCGAATGGCCGCTTTGAAAGTTGCGGGTGGGATAACCAGGCGAACCAACCGATCGGTGTCGACTTCCTGATCGGCGCGACCGACGGTTTGATCGTCAATGCACTGAAACAGGAGTTGGTCGTGTTGCCAGGGTGCGAATAG
- a CDS encoding RnfH family protein: MAVDRINVEVAYALPERQLLIPLALPLGSTADQAISASGIADQFPDIDLAQQTIGIFGAVCTRDKVLADGDRVEIYRPLRKNPMEARRERVQK; this comes from the coding sequence ATGGCGGTTGATCGCATTAACGTCGAAGTCGCCTACGCGCTGCCGGAGCGGCAATTGCTGATTCCGCTGGCGTTACCGCTCGGCAGCACGGCGGACCAGGCCATTTCAGCCTCCGGCATCGCTGACCAATTCCCCGACATCGACCTGGCGCAGCAAACCATCGGCATCTTCGGCGCGGTTTGCACCAGGGATAAAGTTCTGGCCGACGGCGACCGGGTGGAAATCTACCGGCCGTTGCGAAAAAACCCGATGGAAGCTAGGCGAGAACGGGTGCAAAAGTGA
- a CDS encoding type II toxin-antitoxin system RatA family toxin, which produces MITVIQKSALVKFSAQQMFDLVDDIESYPKFLPWCSGSRVLRREGDIVEGQIDIAKAGFHKSFTTRNKIDRGGRIQISLLDGPFKSLEGFWSFMPLREDASKISLDLEFEISNAFASLAFGPVFNQICNTMVGSFTQRAKALYGG; this is translated from the coding sequence ATGATTACGGTGATACAAAAAAGCGCGCTGGTAAAATTCTCCGCGCAGCAGATGTTCGATCTGGTCGACGATATCGAATCCTATCCGAAATTCTTGCCCTGGTGCTCCGGCAGCCGGGTATTGCGCCGGGAAGGCGACATCGTCGAAGGCCAAATCGACATCGCCAAAGCCGGCTTTCACAAGTCGTTCACGACCCGCAACAAAATCGACCGCGGCGGCCGCATTCAAATCAGCCTGCTGGACGGCCCATTCAAGTCGTTGGAAGGGTTCTGGAGCTTCATGCCGTTGCGCGAGGACGCCAGCAAAATCTCGCTGGATCTGGAATTCGAAATTTCCAACGCTTTCGCCAGCTTGGCGTTCGGCCCGGTGTTCAACCAAATCTGCAACACGATGGTCGGCTCCTTCACCCAACGCGCCAAAGCCCTGTATGGCGGTTGA
- a CDS encoding sodium-dependent transporter, producing the protein MSDKTRSIHGEWSSRFAFILAATGSAVGLGNIWKFPYITGQNGGGAFVMVYLACVAAIGVPIMIAEIMLGRRGRQSPINTMQRLSAEAGADPRWHYLGWLGMIAGFLILAYYSVIAGWAMAYIFKAFFGGFFGTDAGEVKAMFDGLMASPLQQLFWHTLFMFITMQVVMRGVQGGLEKAVRFLMPALFVILMILVAYAMSSGAYERGIDFLFSPDFSKIDADAVLTAMGHAFFTLSLGMGAIMVYGSYLPGHVSIAKTTFFIAGADTIVALLAGIAIFPLVFANNLEAAAGPGLIFQTLPLAFGHMGGGWLFGVLFFVLLFFAALTSSISLIEPTVAWLVENKNIERRRSCIWSGSACWALGVAVVFSFNIWSGHKWFDKNLFELLDYLTANLMLPIGGLCIALFAGWTMRQADTEQELEMPAQGFQVWQVLIKYVAPASVFLVFLHVLGVL; encoded by the coding sequence ATGAGCGATAAAACCCGATCCATTCACGGCGAGTGGTCCTCCCGCTTTGCATTTATTTTGGCCGCCACCGGATCGGCGGTGGGATTGGGTAACATTTGGAAATTTCCGTACATCACCGGCCAAAACGGCGGCGGCGCCTTTGTCATGGTGTATTTGGCCTGCGTCGCGGCAATCGGCGTGCCGATCATGATCGCCGAGATCATGTTAGGCCGGCGCGGCCGGCAAAGCCCGATCAACACGATGCAGCGCCTCAGCGCCGAAGCCGGCGCCGATCCGCGCTGGCATTACCTGGGTTGGTTGGGCATGATCGCCGGCTTTCTGATCCTGGCCTACTACAGCGTGATTGCCGGCTGGGCCATGGCTTATATCTTCAAAGCCTTCTTCGGCGGGTTCTTCGGCACCGATGCCGGCGAGGTCAAAGCCATGTTCGACGGCCTGATGGCCAGCCCGCTTCAGCAATTGTTTTGGCACACGCTGTTCATGTTCATCACGATGCAGGTGGTAATGCGCGGCGTGCAGGGCGGCCTGGAAAAAGCCGTCCGCTTTTTGATGCCGGCGCTGTTTGTCATCTTGATGATTCTGGTGGCCTACGCGATGTCTTCCGGGGCCTACGAACGAGGCATCGACTTCCTGTTCAGCCCCGATTTCAGCAAGATCGACGCCGACGCGGTGTTGACCGCGATGGGCCACGCCTTCTTCACGTTGAGCTTGGGCATGGGCGCGATCATGGTCTACGGCTCCTACCTGCCCGGCCACGTCTCGATCGCTAAAACTACGTTCTTTATCGCCGGCGCCGATACCATCGTCGCACTACTGGCCGGCATCGCCATCTTTCCGTTGGTCTTTGCCAACAACTTGGAAGCGGCGGCCGGACCGGGCCTGATTTTCCAGACGCTGCCGCTGGCCTTCGGCCACATGGGCGGCGGCTGGCTGTTCGGCGTACTGTTTTTCGTGCTGCTGTTTTTCGCAGCGCTGACCTCGTCGATTTCGTTGATCGAGCCGACCGTAGCCTGGCTGGTCGAGAACAAAAACATCGAACGCCGCCGCTCCTGCATCTGGTCCGGTAGCGCCTGTTGGGCCTTGGGCGTGGCCGTGGTGTTTTCGTTCAACATCTGGTCCGGCCACAAATGGTTCGACAAAAACCTGTTCGAATTGCTGGATTATTTGACCGCCAATCTGATGCTGCCTATCGGCGGTTTGTGTATCGCCTTATTCGCCGGCTGGACCATGCGCCAAGCCGATACCGAGCAGGAATTGGAAATGCCGGCGCAAGGTTTTCAGGTCTGGCAAGTTTTGATCAAATACGTCGCGCCGGCCTCGGTCTTTCTGGTATTCCTGCACGTACTCGGGGTGCTGTAA
- the smpB gene encoding SsrA-binding protein SmpB, translated as MAAKKSKKDSKANDNTIALNRQATHEYTIDEQFEAGLVLEGWEVKSLRDGRVQLKESYVEIRRGEAWLCGAHVSPLLSASTHVNPDAVRRKKLLLHRRELNKLIGSVERKGYTLIPLAMYWIKGRAKLKIGLAKGKKLHDKRAAAKDKDWQRDKARIMKHG; from the coding sequence ATGGCCGCCAAAAAATCCAAAAAGGACTCCAAAGCCAACGACAACACCATTGCCCTAAATCGGCAAGCCACCCACGAATACACGATAGACGAACAATTCGAGGCCGGCTTGGTGTTGGAAGGTTGGGAAGTCAAGAGTCTGCGCGACGGTCGAGTACAGTTGAAGGAAAGCTACGTCGAAATCAGACGCGGCGAAGCCTGGCTGTGCGGGGCGCACGTCTCGCCGCTGCTGTCGGCCTCGACCCACGTCAACCCCGACGCGGTGCGGCGCAAGAAGCTGTTGCTGCACCGGCGCGAATTGAACAAGTTGATCGGTTCGGTGGAGCGTAAAGGCTACACCCTGATCCCGCTGGCGATGTATTGGATCAAAGGCCGGGCCAAACTGAAAATCGGCTTGGCCAAGGGCAAGAAACTGCACGACAAGCGCGCGGCGGCCAAGGACAAGGATTGGCAGCGCGACAAAGCGCGCATCATGAAACACGGCTGA
- a CDS encoding isochorismatase family protein — MSSHPNLLDANHSVLLLVDIQTRLSAAMAAEAAGQMALHSERLLTAASLLEVPVLLTEQYPQGLGPTQANLLELLPAAAQVFAKTGFSCCAAEGFCAALAALGRKQIVLAGQESHVCVLQTALELQHLGYRVHVVADAVCSRRAEHKALALQRMQQQGITLSCHESVLFEWLRDAKHERFKTISSLLR, encoded by the coding sequence ATGTCTTCCCATCCCAATTTACTCGACGCGAATCACAGCGTCCTGCTGCTGGTCGATATCCAAACCCGGCTTAGTGCGGCGATGGCGGCAGAAGCCGCCGGGCAAATGGCGCTGCACAGCGAGCGCCTGCTAACGGCGGCATCTTTGCTGGAAGTCCCGGTATTGCTGACCGAACAGTATCCGCAGGGCTTGGGGCCGACCCAAGCTAACCTGCTGGAACTGTTGCCTGCCGCAGCGCAAGTTTTCGCCAAAACCGGATTTTCCTGCTGTGCGGCGGAGGGTTTTTGCGCGGCGTTGGCGGCGCTGGGTCGAAAGCAGATAGTGCTGGCCGGCCAAGAAAGCCACGTGTGCGTGTTGCAAACGGCGCTCGAGTTGCAGCATCTGGGGTACCGGGTACATGTAGTCGCCGATGCCGTCTGCTCGCGGCGTGCCGAACACAAAGCCTTGGCCTTGCAACGCATGCAGCAACAGGGCATAACGCTGAGCTGCCACGAGTCGGTATTGTTCGAATGGTTGCGCGACGCCAAGCACGAACGGTTTAAAACAATTTCCAGCTTATTGCGTTGA
- a CDS encoding FAD:protein FMN transferase produces the protein MIRTAWIGPILGAFLLAGCGGEPQVPVQKFEGFAQGTTYHVSYWSEPAVDVKQVQAEVDKTLAELDKLLSNYRPDSEIEQFNVSSATVGQTVDAQIVALVRVAQTVSQLSGGCYDLTIKPLFELWGFQNDELHVPEQAAIDAALANVGMSKLEIVDDAHLLKKLPNLRVDLSSIAQGYSVGKVGETLEKLGLDNYLVEIGGELKSLGHKPDGKAWVIAVEKPLPGERTMHKAVTLPKDTPMAVMTSGTYRHYFDLKGQRYSHILDARTGRPVAHDLVAVTVFHENPTVADAWSTALLCLGQDEGMKLADNQKLQALFIQQRDSEFVESKTRALTTSTTVTIN, from the coding sequence ATGATACGGACGGCATGGATCGGACCGATACTGGGAGCGTTCTTGCTGGCGGGCTGCGGCGGCGAGCCGCAGGTGCCGGTGCAGAAATTCGAGGGCTTTGCCCAAGGCACCACTTACCATGTCAGCTATTGGTCGGAGCCGGCTGTCGATGTTAAACAAGTGCAAGCCGAAGTCGACAAGACGCTGGCCGAACTGGACAAATTGTTGTCGAATTACCGGCCCGATTCCGAAATCGAGCAATTCAATGTTTCTTCTGCGACGGTCGGCCAGACCGTGGATGCGCAAATCGTCGCCCTGGTCAGAGTCGCGCAAACCGTCAGCCAGCTCAGCGGCGGTTGCTACGATCTGACGATCAAGCCTTTGTTCGAATTGTGGGGCTTTCAAAACGACGAATTGCACGTGCCGGAGCAGGCCGCTATCGATGCCGCTTTGGCCAATGTCGGCATGTCTAAATTGGAAATCGTCGACGACGCCCATTTGTTGAAGAAATTGCCCAATCTTCGCGTCGACTTGTCGTCCATCGCCCAGGGCTACAGCGTAGGCAAAGTTGGCGAAACCCTGGAAAAATTGGGGCTGGACAATTATCTGGTCGAAATCGGCGGCGAATTGAAATCTCTGGGCCATAAACCCGACGGCAAAGCCTGGGTCATCGCCGTCGAGAAGCCGTTGCCCGGCGAAAGAACCATGCACAAGGCGGTGACCTTGCCGAAGGATACGCCGATGGCGGTGATGACCAGCGGCACTTACCGGCACTATTTCGATCTGAAAGGCCAGCGTTACAGCCACATCCTCGATGCGCGCACCGGCAGGCCGGTCGCGCACGATTTGGTGGCAGTCACCGTGTTTCACGAAAATCCGACGGTCGCCGACGCCTGGTCGACCGCGTTGCTCTGTCTGGGCCAGGACGAGGGCATGAAGCTGGCCGATAACCAGAAGCTGCAGGCCTTGTTCATCCAGCAGCGCGACAGCGAATTCGTCGAGAGCAAGACGCGGGCGTTGACGACCTCGACCACCGTCACGATCAATTAA
- a CDS encoding DUF2231 domain-containing protein → MLGLDSQIRFSIHGGADSGGVAGGVDSLLAFLESAVRQSPAETFHSLLPGIEALQNLHPLFVHFPIALLSLFFALDLAGSLAGRAEWRRVASWFLYLGVAFAGITATFGFVAADTVAHGGDVHEIMESHEHLGISVFGLAAFLAVWRGIAKAHPAGPANAFYLALAGLLAGLLAFTADLGGLMVYKYGVSVEAAADANRAAALRHEHGEPDFDQPVDHDEPVVKQELGLGSAIHQDEDGAAHPQAEPAPAAASHQHEHNHKHDH, encoded by the coding sequence ATGTTGGGACTAGACAGTCAAATCCGATTTTCGATTCATGGCGGTGCCGACAGCGGCGGTGTAGCCGGCGGCGTCGACAGTCTGCTGGCGTTTTTGGAAAGCGCAGTGCGGCAATCGCCCGCCGAAACCTTTCACAGTTTATTGCCGGGCATTGAGGCATTGCAGAATTTGCATCCGCTGTTCGTGCATTTTCCGATCGCATTGTTGAGTCTGTTTTTTGCGCTGGATCTGGCCGGTAGTTTGGCCGGACGGGCGGAGTGGCGCCGGGTCGCCAGTTGGTTTTTGTATCTCGGCGTCGCCTTTGCCGGAATTACCGCGACCTTCGGGTTTGTTGCGGCCGATACGGTCGCTCACGGCGGCGATGTCCACGAGATTATGGAAAGCCACGAACATTTGGGGATATCCGTATTCGGCCTGGCTGCGTTTCTGGCGGTATGGCGCGGGATTGCCAAAGCCCATCCGGCCGGTCCGGCCAATGCCTTCTACTTGGCGCTAGCCGGTCTGTTGGCCGGTTTGTTGGCGTTCACGGCCGATTTGGGCGGTTTGATGGTTTACAAATACGGCGTGTCGGTCGAGGCGGCTGCCGATGCGAACCGGGCTGCAGCATTGCGCCACGAACACGGCGAGCCCGATTTCGACCAACCGGTCGATCACGACGAACCCGTCGTGAAACAGGAGCTGGGCTTGGGCAGTGCGATTCATCAGGACGAGGACGGCGCGGCGCATCCGCAAGCCGAGCCGGCGCCGGCGGCCGCCAGCCACCAGCACGAGCATAACCACAAACATGACCATTGA
- a CDS encoding phosphoribosylanthranilate isomerase translates to MRTRVKICGFTNVDDAVQAGRLGADAIGLVFYPPSPRYVEIAQAAAISEALPAFVSVVALFVDAEPDRVREVLGRVRVDCLQFHGDEPAEACRIYRKSYIKAVRMRPGIDVAQLESRYADAAGLLLDAYHPGLPGGSGSGFDWDLIPQSRSLPLILAGGLTADNAAEAVAAVKPYALDVSSGVEARKGIKDAAKMADFIRITNRAT, encoded by the coding sequence ATGCGTACCCGCGTTAAAATCTGCGGCTTTACCAATGTCGACGATGCCGTGCAAGCCGGCCGGCTGGGCGCCGATGCGATAGGTTTGGTGTTTTATCCGCCCAGTCCGCGTTACGTCGAAATTGCGCAGGCGGCGGCGATCAGCGAGGCCTTGCCGGCTTTCGTCAGCGTGGTAGCCTTGTTCGTCGATGCCGAGCCGGATAGGGTCCGGGAAGTGCTGGGCCGGGTTAGGGTGGATTGCCTGCAATTCCACGGCGACGAGCCGGCGGAAGCGTGCCGGATCTACCGCAAATCCTATATCAAGGCGGTGCGGATGCGACCGGGAATTGACGTGGCACAGTTGGAAAGCCGATATGCCGATGCGGCGGGACTGTTGCTGGACGCTTACCACCCGGGCCTGCCGGGCGGTAGCGGCAGCGGTTTCGACTGGGATTTGATTCCGCAGAGCCGATCATTGCCGCTTATATTGGCCGGCGGCTTGACAGCCGACAACGCCGCCGAGGCGGTGGCTGCGGTTAAACCGTATGCATTGGATGTCAGCAGCGGCGTAGAGGCCCGGAAAGGCATCAAGGATGCGGCGAAAATGGCCGATTTCATAAGAATAACTAATCGAGCGACTTGA
- the trpB gene encoding tryptophan synthase subunit beta, translated as MTDTYPLGDKYDMPDARGHFGPYGGIFVAETLMPAITELNAAYQRYIDDPDFIAELDADLRDYVGRPSPLYHAQRWSEHLGGAQIYLKREDLNHTGAHKVNNTVGQALLAKRMGKTRIIAETGAGQHGVATATVAARLGLECVVYMGAVDVARQALNVYRMKLLGATVVPVESGSKTLKDALNEALRDWVTNIDNTFYIIGTVAGPHPYPAMVRDFQAVIGREARKQCLEQAGKLPDALVACVGGGSNAIGLFYPFIDDAGVKMYGVEAAGDGIATGRHSAPLSAGRPGVLHGNRTYLMADDDGEIIETHSISAGLDYPGVGPEHAWLKDIGRAEYPNITDDEALQGFHALTRMEGIIPALESSHAMAYTMKLAPTMRKDQVIVVNLSGRGDKDMHTIMQREGISL; from the coding sequence ATGACTGACACATACCCTTTGGGGGACAAGTACGATATGCCGGACGCCAGGGGCCATTTCGGTCCCTACGGCGGTATCTTTGTGGCCGAGACGCTGATGCCGGCGATTACCGAACTCAACGCCGCCTACCAGCGCTACATCGACGATCCGGATTTCATCGCCGAATTGGATGCCGACCTGCGCGATTACGTTGGCCGGCCGTCGCCGTTGTACCATGCGCAACGTTGGAGCGAACATCTGGGCGGCGCGCAGATTTATTTGAAGCGGGAAGACCTGAACCACACCGGCGCTCATAAGGTGAACAACACCGTCGGCCAAGCCTTGCTGGCCAAACGCATGGGCAAGACCCGCATCATCGCCGAGACCGGCGCCGGCCAACACGGCGTCGCCACCGCGACCGTCGCCGCGCGGCTGGGTTTGGAATGCGTGGTCTACATGGGCGCGGTCGACGTCGCCCGCCAGGCGCTGAACGTCTACCGGATGAAGTTGCTTGGCGCCACCGTGGTGCCGGTCGAGTCGGGTTCGAAAACCCTCAAAGATGCATTGAACGAAGCCCTGCGCGACTGGGTCACCAATATCGACAACACGTTTTACATCATCGGCACCGTGGCGGGGCCGCATCCTTATCCGGCGATGGTGCGCGATTTTCAGGCGGTGATCGGCCGCGAAGCGCGTAAACAATGCCTGGAACAAGCCGGCAAATTACCCGACGCTTTGGTCGCCTGCGTCGGTGGCGGTTCCAACGCCATCGGTTTGTTCTATCCCTTCATCGACGACGCCGGCGTCAAGATGTACGGTGTCGAAGCGGCCGGCGACGGCATCGCCACCGGCCGCCATTCCGCGCCGTTGTCGGCCGGTCGTCCCGGTGTATTGCACGGCAACCGGACCTATTTAATGGCCGACGACGACGGCGAAATCATCGAGACCCATTCGATTTCGGCCGGCCTGGATTATCCCGGCGTCGGTCCGGAACATGCCTGGTTGAAAGACATCGGTCGGGCCGAGTATCCCAACATCACCGACGACGAGGCCTTGCAGGGTTTCCACGCGCTGACCAGAATGGAAGGCATCATTCCGGCGCTGGAATCCAGCCATGCCATGGCCTATACCATGAAGCTGGCGCCGACGATGCGCAAGGATCAGGTCATTGTCGTTAACCTGTCCGGCCGCGGCGACAAGGACATGCACACCATCATGCAACGCGAGGGAATCAGCCTATGA
- the trpA gene encoding tryptophan synthase subunit alpha, translating to MSRLAAKFAELKASGRKALIPFITAGDPYPEFTVPMLHEMVKAGADVIELGVPFSDPMADGPVIQRASERALAHHVGLRKVLAMAMEFRKTDQTTPLVLMGYLNPIEIMGYEGFANAVQRADVDGVLTVDLPPEESEDCVKLLRERGIDQIFLLAPNTTPDRIRKMHEVGSGYLYYVSLKGVTGAGHLDVADVEDKLTMIKANTDLPVGVGFGVKDAETARTIAAIADGVVVGSALISKVEANLDDPEQAKREIIELLKSMRHAMDH from the coding sequence ATGAGCCGTTTAGCCGCCAAATTCGCCGAATTGAAAGCCTCCGGCCGCAAAGCCTTGATTCCGTTCATCACTGCCGGCGACCCGTATCCGGAATTCACCGTGCCGATGTTGCACGAAATGGTCAAGGCCGGCGCCGACGTGATCGAGCTGGGCGTGCCGTTTTCCGACCCGATGGCCGACGGCCCGGTGATCCAGCGCGCCAGCGAACGCGCCTTGGCCCACCATGTCGGCTTGCGCAAAGTGCTGGCGATGGCGATGGAGTTTCGCAAGACCGACCAGACCACGCCGCTGGTGTTGATGGGTTATTTGAATCCGATCGAAATCATGGGTTACGAAGGTTTCGCCAACGCGGTACAGCGGGCCGACGTCGACGGCGTATTGACGGTGGATTTGCCGCCGGAAGAGTCGGAAGACTGCGTCAAATTGCTGCGCGAGCGCGGTATCGACCAAATTTTTCTGTTGGCGCCGAACACGACGCCGGATCGGATTCGTAAGATGCACGAAGTCGGTAGCGGTTACCTGTATTACGTTTCGCTGAAAGGCGTCACCGGTGCCGGTCATTTGGATGTCGCCGATGTCGAAGACAAGTTAACCATGATCAAAGCCAACACCGACTTGCCGGTCGGCGTCGGTTTCGGCGTGAAGGATGCCGAGACGGCGCGAACGATTGCCGCCATCGCCGACGGCGTCGTGGTCGGTAGTGCTCTGATCAGCAAAGTCGAGGCCAATCTCGACGATCCCGAGCAGGCCAAACGCGAAATCATCGAACTGTTGAAATCCATGCGCCACGCAATGGACCACTGA